Proteins encoded within one genomic window of Carassius carassius chromosome 22, fCarCar2.1, whole genome shotgun sequence:
- the LOC132098733 gene encoding interferon-related developmental regulator 1-like isoform X1 yields MPRTKKRSGRGGQQGNVQPFSDEDASIETLSHCSSLSERTSAAEEAGETEEMAQEDFQYKLKVYIDSTVDKSAKTRQGALDGLKTAMATKILYEFISERRMTITDSIERCLKKGKGVEQCAAASLACLLCIQLGSGIESEEVFKTLKPVFKTILNDGAANIQARQACATSLGLCTLVAEDDIMDVYATMECFESLFTRSYVSEDGSRPSVNPQTTQLHTNALLSWALLLTICTGSHIRVIAQKHLAKLPRLLENDNVNMRIAAGETIALLFELIRDVDPEFDYDGWEPLCEQLNALATDCNKHRAKTDKRKQRSVFRDVLKAVEEGDFQSETIRFATERMVIDSWVKKRTYDAFREFVGSGMNYHLQANEFIRNVFELGPPMLIDSAALKAMKSSRLERHLYNAAAFKARTKARNKFRDKRVDVGEF; encoded by the exons ATGCCACGGACCAAGAAAAGGAGCGGCAGAG GGGGACAACAGGGGAATGTCCAGCCGTTCAGTGATGAAGATGCATCTATTGAGACCCTCAGTCACTGCAGCAGCCTCAGTGAAAGAACCAGTGCAGCAGAGGAAG CTGGTGAAACTGAAGAAATGGCTCAGGAGGACTTCCAGTACAAACTGAAGGTGTACATTGACAGCACGGTGGATAAGAG TGCCAAGACCAGACAAGGTGCCCTTGATGGACTAAAGACTGCAATGGCAACCAAAATCCTCTACGAATTCATTTCCGAGAGAAGGATGACAATCACTGACAGCATTGAACGCTGCTTGAAGAAAG GTAAAGGAGTGGAGCAGTGTGCTGCAGCCTCGCTTGCGTGTCTACTGTGCATCCAGCTGGGGTCTGGGATTGAGAGCGAAGAGGTTTTTAAGACTCTTAAACCCGTATTTAAGACCATCCTCAACGATGGAGCAGCTAATATTCAAGCCAGACAAGCT TGTGCTACAAGTCTAGGCCTCTGCACTCTTGTAGCAGAAGATGATATCATG GATGTGTATGCCACTATGGAGTGTTTTGAGAGCCTCTTCACTCGTTCGTATGTCAGCGAAGATGGAAGCAGACCTTCTGTGAATCCTCAAACCACGCAGCTCCACACAAACGCTCTCCTGTCCTGGGCCCTGCTGCTTACCATCTGCACCGGCAGCCATATCAGAGTCATTGCACAAAA ACATCTCGCTAAACTTCCACGTCTGCTGGAGAATGACAATGTCAACATGAGGATTGCTGCTGGGGAGACCATCGCCCTTCTGTTTGAGCTCATCAGAGATGTTGACCCT GAGTTTGATTATGATGGCTGGGAGCCGTTGTGTGAGCAGCTGAACGCTTTAGCCACCGACTGCAACAAACACAGAGCCAAGACTGATAAGAGGAAGCAAAGATCCGTCTTCAGAGATGTCCTTAAGGCCGTAGAG GAAGGGGATTTTCAGAGCGAGACAATCCGCTTCGCCACAGAGCGAATGGTCATTGACAGCTGGGTGAAGAAGAGGACTTATGACGCCTTCAGAGAGTTCGTTGGCTCTGGGATGAACTACCATCTACAG GCAAACGAGTTCATAAGGAACGTGTTTGAACTGGGACCACCCATGTTGATCGATTCTGCTGCTCTGAAAGCCATGAAGAGCTCCAGACTGGAGAGG CACCTCTACAATGCAGCTGCGTTTAAAGCTCGTACCAAGGCCAGAAACAAGTTTCGGGACAAAAGAGTGGATGTTGGGGAGTTTTAA
- the LOC132098733 gene encoding interferon-related developmental regulator 1-like isoform X2, producing the protein MAQEDFQYKLKVYIDSTVDKSAKTRQGALDGLKTAMATKILYEFISERRMTITDSIERCLKKGKGVEQCAAASLACLLCIQLGSGIESEEVFKTLKPVFKTILNDGAANIQARQACATSLGLCTLVAEDDIMDVYATMECFESLFTRSYVSEDGSRPSVNPQTTQLHTNALLSWALLLTICTGSHIRVIAQKHLAKLPRLLENDNVNMRIAAGETIALLFELIRDVDPEFDYDGWEPLCEQLNALATDCNKHRAKTDKRKQRSVFRDVLKAVEEGDFQSETIRFATERMVIDSWVKKRTYDAFREFVGSGMNYHLQANEFIRNVFELGPPMLIDSAALKAMKSSRLERHLYNAAAFKARTKARNKFRDKRVDVGEF; encoded by the exons ATGGCTCAGGAGGACTTCCAGTACAAACTGAAGGTGTACATTGACAGCACGGTGGATAAGAG TGCCAAGACCAGACAAGGTGCCCTTGATGGACTAAAGACTGCAATGGCAACCAAAATCCTCTACGAATTCATTTCCGAGAGAAGGATGACAATCACTGACAGCATTGAACGCTGCTTGAAGAAAG GTAAAGGAGTGGAGCAGTGTGCTGCAGCCTCGCTTGCGTGTCTACTGTGCATCCAGCTGGGGTCTGGGATTGAGAGCGAAGAGGTTTTTAAGACTCTTAAACCCGTATTTAAGACCATCCTCAACGATGGAGCAGCTAATATTCAAGCCAGACAAGCT TGTGCTACAAGTCTAGGCCTCTGCACTCTTGTAGCAGAAGATGATATCATG GATGTGTATGCCACTATGGAGTGTTTTGAGAGCCTCTTCACTCGTTCGTATGTCAGCGAAGATGGAAGCAGACCTTCTGTGAATCCTCAAACCACGCAGCTCCACACAAACGCTCTCCTGTCCTGGGCCCTGCTGCTTACCATCTGCACCGGCAGCCATATCAGAGTCATTGCACAAAA ACATCTCGCTAAACTTCCACGTCTGCTGGAGAATGACAATGTCAACATGAGGATTGCTGCTGGGGAGACCATCGCCCTTCTGTTTGAGCTCATCAGAGATGTTGACCCT GAGTTTGATTATGATGGCTGGGAGCCGTTGTGTGAGCAGCTGAACGCTTTAGCCACCGACTGCAACAAACACAGAGCCAAGACTGATAAGAGGAAGCAAAGATCCGTCTTCAGAGATGTCCTTAAGGCCGTAGAG GAAGGGGATTTTCAGAGCGAGACAATCCGCTTCGCCACAGAGCGAATGGTCATTGACAGCTGGGTGAAGAAGAGGACTTATGACGCCTTCAGAGAGTTCGTTGGCTCTGGGATGAACTACCATCTACAG GCAAACGAGTTCATAAGGAACGTGTTTGAACTGGGACCACCCATGTTGATCGATTCTGCTGCTCTGAAAGCCATGAAGAGCTCCAGACTGGAGAGG CACCTCTACAATGCAGCTGCGTTTAAAGCTCGTACCAAGGCCAGAAACAAGTTTCGGGACAAAAGAGTGGATGTTGGGGAGTTTTAA